The genomic window CCGCACTCGATGAGCTGGGGCGGTTCGATTCCTCGGCCTGGATCCGGCGGGTGGACATTCCGACCAGCGTGATCGTCATGACCCGAGACCGGTTCGTTCCGACCCGACGTCAACGCAGCCTCGCGGCCGCGATACCGGGTGCGATCTCCTTCGACGTCGCCGGTCACCATGCCGCGCTGGTGCTCGGTGCCGATGAGTTCGTGCCCGTACTTCGCGCCGCCTGCGACTCGGTGGTCCGCCGAATCGATCAGGCCGGACGGCCCTGACGCGGAGTCGCCCGAGCTTTTCTCGGCGTCGCTGCGGACCGACCCCCGGGCAACTCGTCGGCTGCCCGCACGAGCTCCGCGAGGGCTGCGGGCACGGCGTCGACGAGATCCCACAGCTGGGGCATCAGCTCGCGGCAGGAGATCATGCCGAAGCCGAGCCGGTCCTGATTCGACAGCACGGTGACGTTGAGGCCGGCGCCGTCCATAACCGGGCCGAGCGGGTACATGCCGGTGAGCCGGCCGCCACCGAAGAACAGGGGGATGGGGGGGCCCGGGACGTTCGAGATGATCAGGTTGTGCACGACCGGATGCCGGTCCGCGATCCGCAGGCTGGAGTAGACCCGGGCGGCCAGCGAGAAGGTGTTGGGCGCGGCGTGCTCGGCCCAGTCCTGGAGTAGCTGCGCCCCGACCATCTCGTGGTCCGCTTTGGCTCCCTCGTTCGTCTCCGCGATCGCGCGCAGCCGCTCGCCAGGATCAGGTATGTCGCTGGCCAAGGTCGTGAACATCACCGAGACCTTCGTCGTGCCCTCGCGGTCGCCCTCGGTGGCGTGCACGGACACCGGGATCGCCGCGATCAGCGAGCGGTCGGGTAGCTCGCCACGCGCCTCGAGGTAGCGGCGCAGGGCGCCGGAGCAGATCGCCACGACGACATCGTTGACCTTCACGCCGAACGCGTCCTTCACAAGTTTGACATCAGCCAGGCTGACGTTCGTGAACGCGACGTTGCGGTGGGCCGTCACCGTAGCGTTGAACGCCGTGCGTGGCGCCGTGAACGGTGCCGGCATCCCCGGAGCGTCTCGTCGTGCGCGACCGACCAGCAGCTTGCCGACGCCGATCAGCGTGCCGGGGAGCAACCTCGCGACGCCGACCGGACGGCCAACGACGTCGTAGAGGGCACGGGCGAACAGTTCGACGTCACCAGGGCGGCGCTCCGGCTCCCAACTGTCCGGAACGTCCCGGTCCGGCGGGTCGGGCTCGAGATCGAACAGTTCGGCCATCATGTTGGCGCCCGTGACACCGTCGATCGTGCTGTGGTGAACCTTGCTGATGATGGCGATCTCTCCGCTGGCCAGCCCCTCGACCACCCAGAACTCCCAGAGCGGGCGGGACCGGTCCAGGGGGCGGCTGGCGATGGCCCCGACCAAGTCCGCGAGCTCATGGTGACCACCGGGGGCCGGCACGGCGATCCGGCGCAGGTGGTAGTCGAGATCGAAGTCGGGGTCCTCGACCCAGTAGGGGCGGGACAGGTTGAACGGGACGGTCGCAAGTTTGCGCCGGAAGCCCGGCACCAGGCCCATCCGCTTATCGATGTAGCCGTGTAGCCGGTCGAAGGAATAGCCCTGCGGCATGGTCGAAGGATCGATGAGCATCAACCCCAGCACGTGCATATGCATCGTGGACGTCTCGAAGTAGAGAAAGGTCGCGTCCATCCCACCGAGCCGCTGCATGGCCTCAGCCTAGGCGCTGCGGCCATGCCCCGTCCGGTTGCCCACCCCCGCCCGGCAGACTTGCGGCATGGGCCGAAGCTTCCAGCGTTTGTCGACCACGGGCGTCCTGCTGACCGCCAATGCGCTGCGCCCCATGGGCGGCGCTAACCCGCTCTCGATCCCGAGCTTCTTCGCCGGGTGGCTCACATCGGAACTCGCCCCCCACCTGCTCGCCCTGACCGGCCTCGGCACAGCGGTGCACCTGACGCATTCCGGGCTCGGCGACAGGCGCGATCGGCTCGCGCTCGGCATGAACGCCGCCGCGGCAGTGGGGCTTGGCGGACTGATCGTGCAGAGCCAGCACTCCCATCGGGTACTCGAGCGGGCGCTCACCGACGACCTGGGGGACGACTATGTGGCCCGGCTCGATCCAGCGCCGGACCGCACCGACCTGGCCACTCCATGGCGCCAGATCGCCAGGCCCTTCACGATGAAACAGGAGGACGTGCGCCGGGTCGCGGACCTCGACTACTGGGGTGACGGCCATCCCCGCCACCGGCTCGACGTCTACCTGCCCCGGCGCGGCGGTACCGGGTTGCCGGTCCTGCTACAGATCCACGGGGGTGCCTGGGTTATCGGTCGAAAGGACCAGCAAGGCCTGCCCCTGATGACGCACCTGGCTGCGCGTGGCTGGGTCTGTGTCGCACCTAACTACCGGCTTTCACCGCGCGCCCACTGGCCGGAGCATCTGATCGACCTCAAGCGCAGCCTCGCCTGGATTCGGGACAACATCGCCAGCTACGGGGGCGACCCGGATTTCGTCGCGGTCACCGGAGGTTCGGCCGGCGGCCATCTGGCTGCGATGTTGGCGCTGACCCCGAACCAACCGAACCTCCAGCCGGGCTTCGAGGCGGCCGACACGACGGTCCAGGCCTGTATCCCGCACTACGGCGTCTACGACCTCGCCGCCACGACCGGGACAAGGGCCGCCGAACTTCGAAGGGACCGGTTCCTCGCGCGCGTGGTCATCCGCCGCGACCCCCGCCACGACCGCGAGGTGTACGAGCAGGCCTCCCCCCTTTTCCTGGCCGGCCCGGATGCCCCACCGTTCTTCGTCGTGCACGGGCGACACGACTCGCTCGTCCCGGTCGCGGAGACCCGGGCCTTCGTCGAGCGGCTGCGCACCGTCTCCACATCCCCGGTGGTCTATGCGGAGTTGCCCGGCGCACAGCACGCCTTCGACGTGTTTCCGTCGATCCGCAGCGCCCATGTGGTGCGCGCCGTCGAGCGGTTCCTGCGCTGGGTGCACAACCGACCCCCGGACTCGTCGCCCTAGCGCATTACGAGATCGATCGTGTGCTCCAGGTCTTTGAGCACCGCCGCCACGGTCATCCGACCGGACAGCAGCGCGAGGACGTCAGCCAGCCACACCTTGCCGATGACGTGGGCAACGAGCGTGTCCCGCCCGGGGCTCGCGGCGCCCTCCTCGCCGCCCGCGGACGCGATGATCGACACCAGTGTCGCGCCGACCGCGTCGACGTCGACGGCGGCCGACGCGTCGGCCGACATCAAAGCCCGGAGCATGGCCCCGGAGAGCCGGCGGTTGCGGGCGAGGAAGCGGGTGACGGCCGCAACTACCCGGTAGACCCGCTCTCCTGGGGCGAGGTTCGGGTCGTCATTGCCTCGCGCGGCGCTGTCGCGCAGCTGTCCCAGGGTCCGGCCCATCGCGGCCACCAGCAGGTTCACCTTGGACGGGAAGTAGCGGTAAAGCGTCCCGAGGGCCACCCCCGCCCGGTCGGCCACCTCCCGCATCTGCACGGCGTTGTAGCCACCCTCGGTGGCCAGTTCGACGGCGGCGTCGAGGATCCGCTCCCGCCTGGCCTGCTGCGAGGCCGGGACCTCGGCGGTGGCCGCCGTGCTCACCCGACACCGGCCGTCGAGCCGTCCCGGGCAACCCGGCTGGCCCAGGGATAGTCCGCCTTGCCACTCGGCGATCGGCGAATCCGGTCGACGAACACGACCGCCCGGGGCAGCTTGTACCTGGCCAACCGGGTGCGGCAGTAGTCCTCGAGATCGGCCAGGCTCGGCGCCGGCGTGTCTGGACGGAGCTCGACCACGGCCGCAACCCGCTGGCCGTATCGCAGGTCGGGGATCCCGGCGACCACGACGTCATACACGGCCGGATGGCCCTTGAGGACGGCCTCGACCTCCTCCGGGTATACCTTTTCGCCGCCGGTATTGACGCACACCGCACCTCGGCCGAGCACCGCGATCGTGCCGTCAGCCTCCACGGTGGCCATGTCACCGAGCAGTACCCATCGCTCGTCATCGATGGTGACGAAGCTCTCGGCGGTCTTGACCGGATCCTTGTAGTAGCCCAGCGGAACCCGATGCCGCTGGGCTACCCGCCCGATCACCCCGGAGCCGGGAAGCACCCGGCGCAGTTGGTCGTCGAGCACGGCGGTCCGTTCGTTCAACGCGAAACGCAGGCCGGTGTCCGGACTGGAGCCGGCGGTTCCCGTGCCCTGGAAACCGGTTTCGGAGGCCCCGAAGTTGTCGAGGAGCAGGGTGGTCGGCATGAGCTGCTGGAGTCGGGAGCGGACCGATTCCGACAGGATCGCACCGGCAGAGCTCACCACCAGAACGGAGGACACGTCGGTACCGGCCAGCGGTCCGGCGAGAGCCTCGACCAACGGGCGGGCCATCGCATCGCCGACGATGGAAAGCGAGTTCGCCCGCTCCCGTTCGATGGTCCGCAGCACGTCGACGGGGTCGTACTTACGGACTAGAACCACGGTGGCGGCCTGCAGGAATCCGATCCAGGTGGCCAGCTGGGCCGCTCCGTGCATCAGTGGTGCGACCGGGAACATCACCAACCGACCCCGACCAGAGGCCCGTTCCGCAACCTCCTCCGCTCGGCTCACCGGGGTGCCCACCGGCTCGCCACCGCCCATGCCTGCGAAAAAGATGTCCTCCTGGCGCCACATGACGCCCTTGGGCATTCCGGTGGTCCCCCCGGTGTAGATGACGTAAAGGTCGTCACCCGATCTGGCCGGGAAGTCCCGTCGCTCGGACTGTGCTGCCAGCGCCGGCTCGTAGCCATCTGCCCTGCTGGAGCCGACCTCCAGCATCTGGCGCAACGTCGCGACGCTCGGGGCGACCGCCCGCACCCGGGCGGAGAACTCCACGTCGTGCACCAACGCGACCAGGTCCGCATCCGTGAACAGGTGGGCCAGCTCGTCTTCCACGTACCGATAGTTGACGTTGATTGGAACAGCACGAACCTTCAGGCAAGCGATCATCGTCTCGACGTATTCGGGTCCATTGTAGAGCTGAACCCCGACATGCTCGCCGGGTCGAATGCCAGCGGCGATGAGATGATGCGCGAGCCGGTTCGCTCGCGCATCGAGTTGGGCATAGCTCAGTCGACGGTCCCCGCAGACAAGTGCCTCGCGTTCCCCGACGACGTCGACAACGCTCTCGAAGATGTCGGCTAGGTTGAACTCCACGACCCAGCCTTCCTCAGACGGGGGCCGCGGCGAGCGCCGCGCCCAGCGTGGCCAGCTGGCGGGTGGGTGACCCGAGCTCGTGCTCGATCTGTTTGATCCACAGAAAGTAGCGGTGCAGCGGGTAGTCAAGGTCGACGCCGAGGCCGCCGTGCAGGTGCTGGGCGGCATGGACGACCCGCGATCCGCCGTCACCAGCCCAGAATTTCGCCACGGCAACCTCGTCGGCCGCCGGCCAGCCCACCGAGAGCCGCCACGCCGCTTGGACCGCCGTGAGCCGGACGATCTGGGTGTCGATGTAGGCGTCAGCGGCTCGCTGGCCCACCGCCTGGAACGACGCGATCGGCTTGCCGAACTGCTCGCGCTTCGCGGTGTACTCCGCGGTCATCTCCAGCGCTCGCTGGCACACCCCGGCCGCGACGCAGCACAGCGCAGCCGTCCCGTGCAGCACCAGGAGTCTAAGCGCGTCTTGCCCCACCAACGGTCCGGCCAAGACATCCGCATCCGGGACTTCGACGCCTTGCAGCTCTAACGACGCTTGCGGCTCCCGGTTCGTGGTATGGAGCTCCGTGAACCGCAATCCGACTGCGGTCCGAGGCACGACGAACAGCGCTGGCCCCGACCCCGCGGCGGTCGCCGACACGACGATCCAGTCGGCCAAGTCGCCGTAGGGCACGAACGCCTTCTCCCCGTTCAGCGTCCACCCGGCACCGGAGCGAGCCGCGGTTGTCGAAGGCACCAGCGGATCGATCTCCCCCGGTTCGGCCAGCGCGGCCGTGAGGATCAGGGATCCATCGGCAACGCCGGGCAGCAGACGTGCCGCCAGCTCGGCGGATCCGAACCGGGCGATCGGCATCGCGCCGAGTGCGAGCGTCGCGACCGCCGGCACCGGCGCGACTGCCCGACCTACCTCCTCGAGCACGACCGCCAGCTCGAGGAAGCTCCGGCCGGCCCCACCGTGCTCCTCGGGAATCGCAATGCCGGTCAGGCCGGCGGCGGCCAGTTGTCCCCACAGGTGCCGGTCGAAGACCGACCAGCTGGCCGACTCGAGGCCCGCGAGATGTTCATGGGTGACCCGATCGAGAAGAATCCTGCGAGCCAACTCCTGGATGGCCTGCTGGTCTTCGCTGATCCCGAGATCCACGATCCCTACTCTCCCGCTCAGCGCAACGACCGGGGCATGCCCAGTCCGAAGATGGCGATCAGGTCCCGCTGCACCTCGTTGGTCCCACCACCAAAGGTGAGGATGAGCGTGCCCCGGTAGGCGCGCTCGAGCCTTCCGTGCAGGGCACTCCCAGGCGAGCCGCGCTTCAGGATTCCGGCCGCGCCCACAACCTCCAGCAGCTGGCCGTAGCACTCGCAAAACTGGGTGGTGCCGAATACTTTCGTCGCCGACGAGTCGGCCGGATTGACCTTCCCGATTACATCGCCCCAGATCGACTTCCAGTTGAGCAGTCGCAAGGCCTCGAGCCGGGCATGCACCCGGGCCAGGTGGATCTGTACCCATTCCTGATCGACCACGCGGCGGCCGTCCGCCAGCTTCGTCTCCTGCGCCCAGTGTCGTGTCTCGAGATAGGCACGTTCGAGGATCGCCGGCGAAGCCAACGACACCCGTTCGTAGTTCAGCTGGGTGACGATCACGGTCCAGCCTTGGTTGACCTCGCCAACGGTATTCGTCACCGGGACGTGGACGTCCTCGTAGTACGTCGCGTAGGTCGACGCGTCACCGATTGTGCGGATCGGCGTGTACGAGAACCCGATCGCACCCGTGGGCACCAGGATGATCGAGATCCCCTTGTGCTTAGGGGCATCGGGGTCGGTCCGGCAGGCCAGCCAGATGTAGTCGGCATGGTCAGTGAGGCTGGTGAATATCTTCTGGCCGTTGATAACCCACTGGTCCCCGTCCCGCACCGCACGGGTGGTGAGCGAAGCCAGGTCGGTCCCGGCGGTGGGCTCCGAGTACCCAATCGAAAAGAGACATTCGCCCCTGAGGATCCGCGGCAGCAGCTCGGTTTTCATCGCCTCGGTGCCGAACTGCATGAGTGCGGGCCCGACCGTGTTGATGGTAAGGAATGGCACCGGGGCGCCCGCCCGCTGAGCTTCGTCGTAGAAGACGAATTGCTCCATGGGTCCGAAGCCACGGCCGCCGTACTCGATGGGCCAACCAACGCCTAGCCACCCGTCCCGGCCCATCTGGCGGACCGCCTCGAGCACACGCGGACCCCCCATCTCGCCCGCGGCCATCTCCTCCGCGATATCTGATGTAACCAGTCGACCGAAGTAGGCCCTGAGCTCGTCTCGGAGCGCCAGCTGCTCCTCGGTGTAGGCGACGTACATCTCAGAACCCCGCGGAGGCCGTGACGCCCCCATCGACCACGAACTCAGCTCCCGTGCAGTAAGAGCTGTCGTCACCGGCGAGGAAGGCCACGACAGACGCCACCTCCTCGGCCTCACCCATACGTTTGAGTCCCGACACGCGCGACGCGACGTACTTGCGGCCGTCCTCGTCCATGACCGCCCGCGTCATCGGGGTGTCGATCCCACCTGGGTGTACCGAGTTGACCCGGATCTTCTCCTTGCCGTACTCGAGTGCGGCCACCTTGGTCAGTCCGCGGACACCGAACTTGCTCGCTGTGTAGGCCCCGCAGAACACCGTGCCAGCAAGCCCTTCCGTCGAAGAGATGTTGACGATGGAGCCACCGCCCACCCGTCGCATCGCCGGGACAGCTGCCCGGATTCCGAGGAATGTGCCAATCAGGTTGACCTCCAGGACCAGGTGAAATTCCTCCAGGGAGCAGTCTTCGATGGCGGCGAAGCGCAGGATTCCCGCGTTGTTCACCAACACGTCCAGCCGACCGAAATCACGCTCGGCCAGCGACACGACCGCGCTCCAGTGGTCCTCCGACGTCACGTCCAGTAGGGCGAACCGCACCCGGTCGCCGAGCTCGGCCGCGAGCGCGTTCCCCTCGTCCTGAAGAATGTCGGCTACAACGACGCTGGCTCCCTCCTCGTGCAATCGGCGCACTTCGGCCGCTCCCATCCCGCGGGCTCCGCCCGTAACGATCGCGACCCTGCCCTCGAGCTTCATGGCTTGTCACTCCCGACGACCCACATCGCGAAGAACTGCGAACCACCGCCATATGCGTGCCCGAGGGCGCGCCGAGCGCCCTCGACCTGGTGCTCCCCGGCAAGGCCACGGACCTGTAGCGCCGCCTCGGCGAAACGGCACATCCCGGAAGCGCCGATCGGGTTGCTGGACAGGACACCGCCGGACGGGTTGATCGGCAAATCACCGTCGAGGGCGGTGGTGCCGTCGTCGACGAGTTTCCATCCGGTTCCTTCGTCGGCGAAGCCTAGATTCTCCAGCCACATCGGCTCGTACCAGCTGAAGGGGACGTAAATCTCCGCACAGTCGATCTCCCGACGCGGATCGGTGATCCCGGCCTGCCGGTACACATCGTTCGCACAATCACGCCCAGCGTGCGGATTTACGACGTCGCGACCCGCCCCGATGGTCGGCTCGCTGCGCAGCGCTGTGCCATGCAGCCAGGCAACCGGTTTCTCAGCCGCGTCGGCAGTGCGTTCGTCGGCCAGGACGACCGCGCAGGCCCCATCCGAGGACGGACAGGTTTCGAGGTAGCGGAGCGGCTCCCACAGCATCGGCGAAGCGCGTACGGTCTCCTCGTCGATGTCCGGCAGCTGGAGATGGGCGTAGGGATTCTTCAGGGCATTGAGCCGATCCTTGACCGCAACCCGGATTCCGATGTGTTCCGGAGCACCGGCCCGACGAATGTAGGACCGGATGATCGGGGCGAAGTAGCCACCGGCGCCCGTGACCAGCCCCGGGTTGAAAGGCAACCGGATGGAGAGCGCCCATGTTGCGTTGCTCTCCGACTGTTTCTCGAAGCAGACTGCGAGGACCCGTCGGTGCGTGCCGGCGGCCACCAGGTGCGACGCCATCACGCCGGTCGAGCCACCGACACTTCCAGCCGTGTGCACCCGCAGCATCGGTTTGCCGACCGCACCGAGCGCATCCGCGAGGTAAAGCTCCGGCATCATGACGCCTTCGAACATGTCCGGGGCCTTGCCGACGACGACCGCGTCGATGTCCTGCCAACCGAGGCCAGCGTCGTCGAGCGCCCGGACCGCGGCTTCGCGGACCAGCCCCGGCATCGAGACGTCCTGGCGTTTGGCGGCGTACTTCGTCTGCCCCACACCGACCACGGCGACGCGCTCGCTCACGCTGCATCCACCTCGAGAACGGCGACGAGGTTCTGCTGAAGGCACGGTCCGCTGGTGGCGTGCGCGATGGCCCGGCGGGCGCTCCCGGTAGCCAACGCCTGCGCCGCGGCGGCGAGCCTGGTGAGCCCGGCGACCATGACCGGCCCGGAGTCCACGTCGACCGGCGTGTCCCCCAGGTCGAGCGCAGCCCGCAGAATGAGTTCCTGGTGCGGGTAGGGCGTGTGCAGCCACGCCGCGTCCGGTCGCCCGGCCAGGGCACCGGATCGTTCGGCAGCAAGCCGGGCGGAGGGCGAGTTGGTGAGATCGCGCCCACCGAGCGCCGGCGCTTCGATCCGATGGTCGATGCCGCGGATCCAAGCCGGGCGGGCGGTGAGCTGGCGGGCCCGATCGCCGACCGCGAGGATCACGGCGGTTGCCCCGTCCGCGACGGTGGTCGGTGGCACGTCGGGCACCGCCGGGAACCGCCCACTGTCCCGCATCGCCTGCGCCTGTAGACCGGCCAGGCTGCGGGCGTCCGGCCACAGGGGTGCAACGAGATAGGGGTCGAGCTGGAGCGCGAGGGTTCGGTCGAGCTGCCCCCGCGAAGGTCGGGCGAAGGCGTAGACCAGCGCGGTGTCGAGGTCTGCGTGCTGGAGGACCTGGACCGCCTCGTAGAGGGCGAATGCGCCGTCCATCTCGACGTGCGACTCGCGGATCGGCGGCCAGGCGCCGACCGCGTCGAGGGCGCCCACGAAAGCGAATGGGTAACCCTGGAGATAGTCACTGGACCCGGACACCGTGAAGCCGATCTCGCGCTGTTCCAGGCCCCCCTGGTCCAGCGCCTCCCGGATCACCGGAATGAGCATCTCGACCTCGTTGCGTTCCTCCTCCGCCGCGCAGCGGAACGACGCGGACGCCACAATCGCGACCGGGCGGTTCATGCGTACTCCCGGTAGCTCTCGTACGCGGCGTCCGGCTCCCCATTCGACCGGAAATACCGGATGTTGCCGAGGTTCGGCTCCCACTCGTCTTCGGGGGCCCAGACGGGTTCGACCCGCATCCCAAGGTGCACCTCGGACGGATCGCACTCCTGAACGAGGAACATCGAGGTGATGTCGGCGCCGTCGAGCCGGATCCAGGCCGTGACGTAGGGCGGGGTGAGCCCGGGGCTGGGCACCAGGGTGACGGCGAACGTGGTCACCGTCCCGGTCCCCAACAGCCGGACCTCCTCCTCCGTGGCCACCCCGCACATCGAGCATGCCCCGCGCGGTGGCACGTAGACCTTGCGACAACGTGGGCAGCGCTGACCGACGATTTCGCCGCGCGCCATGGAGCGCAGGAAACGCGAGGCGGCCAACCCCGGGGTATAGGTGAAGTCGAGCCGGATCGGCGTTTGGACAATTGTCACCGGCTCACTCACGCGGAATCCTCCGGCTGGAAGCACAACAAATCGCGGATGGAACCGACCCGATGTTCGGCCCAGCGGACCCGCACCCGCAGCCCGGTGCGGATGGCTGCCGGCCCTTCGACGTCCACCGCTGCCAACATCCCGGTGTCCGCCCCGTCAAGCCGGACCAGCGCCCAGGCAAACGGCCGGTCCAGCGGCTGGCCCGCCAGTGGGTTGGGGTTCCAGACCCAGGTCGTGACCACTCCGGCATCGCCGACCTCGACCAGCTCAGAGATGTCCTCCGAGGTCACCGGGTCGTACTCGGCCGGAGGCACGAGAACCCGGCCGTCGCGAGCCCGAACGCCGAGGATGCGCCGGTCCCGTAGCGCGGTGAGGAAGGCGCCGATCACCGGACCGGTCGAGCGGGTGTAGGTGTACTCGATCGCGTGCGGGGCGACGAGCGCCTCGGGATTCATACGCCCGGCGCTGACACGAAACGCACTGGCATTTCCTTGATCCCGTTGATGAAGTTGGACCGGAGCCGGCGCGGCTCCCCCATCAGCTCGACCCGCTCGACGCGGGCGCTCAGCGAGCGGAAGATGCACTCGAGCTCGAATTTGGCGAGGTGTCGACCGAGGCAGAAATGCGGACCGCCGCCGCCAAAGCCGACGTGCGGGTTGGGATCCCGGCCCACATCGAACCGGTGCGCCTCCGTAAAGACTTCCTCGTCGCGGTTCGCCGACGTGTAGTAGATGACCACCTTGTCGCCGGCAACGATTTGTTGTTCGCCGATCAGGACATCGGCCAACGCGGTGCGGCGGAACATGTTCACGGGAGTTACCCAACGGACGATCTCGTCAGCCGCGGTCGCAAGCAGCCCGGCATCGGCCCGCAGTCGCTCCCACTCCGCGGGGTGCTCAATCAGTGCGAGCATCCCCCCGGAGATCGCATTTCGCGTCGTCTCGTTCCCGGCGACCGCGAGCAGAAGGAAGAACATGTCGAACTCGAGCTCGTCGAGCTGATTCCCCTCCTCGTCGGGACCGATCAGCTTGCTGACTATGTCGTCGTCGATCCGCTCTCGTTTCGTGGCCGCCAGCTGGTTGGCGTAGGCCCACATCTCCTCGGCGGCCACCTGACCGTCCTCCGGAGATGTCTGGAACTCGGGGTCATCGAAGCCGATCATGCGATTGGACCAGTCGAACACCCGGTGCCGGTCTTCCTGCGGCACCCCCATCAGCTCGGCAATCACGATCAGCGGGAGTTCGGCGGCGCAGAGCGTCACGAAGTCGCCGCTACCCTTGGCCACGGCGGTATCGACGATCTCGTCGCAGGCGGCTTGGATCCGAGCCTCGAGCCTGGCGATCATGCGCGGGGTGAAACCGCGGTTGACCAAGCTGCGCAACCTGGAGTGCTCCGGGGCGTCCTTGTTCAGCATGAGCAGGCGCGTGTTGTCCAGGTGCTGTCCGGTGAACTCGTTCATCAGCGCACCGCGCTCGTAGGACGAGAAGAGCTCCGGGTTGCGTGAGACGTAGACAACATCGGCGTGCCGGGTCAGCGCCCAATAGCCGGCGGGCTGCTGCGGGTCGTCGTGGTGATAGACCGGAGCTTCCGTACGCAAGCGCCGGAACTTGTCGTGTGGCACGCCCTGCACGTACTGATCCGGATCGTAGACATCGATCTCGAGGGTCATCGCGGTGCGCCTCTCTCGTCGCCCGGCGATAGGGAGAA from Mycobacteriales bacterium includes these protein-coding regions:
- a CDS encoding glucose 1-dehydrogenase, translated to MKLEGRVAIVTGGARGMGAAEVRRLHEEGASVVVADILQDEGNALAAELGDRVRFALLDVTSEDHWSAVVSLAERDFGRLDVLVNNAGILRFAAIEDCSLEEFHLVLEVNLIGTFLGIRAAVPAMRRVGGGSIVNISSTEGLAGTVFCGAYTASKFGVRGLTKVAALEYGKEKIRVNSVHPGGIDTPMTRAVMDEDGRKYVASRVSGLKRMGEAEEVASVVAFLAGDDSSYCTGAEFVVDGGVTASAGF
- a CDS encoding acyl-CoA dehydrogenase family protein gives rise to the protein MDLGISEDQQAIQELARRILLDRVTHEHLAGLESASWSVFDRHLWGQLAAAGLTGIAIPEEHGGAGRSFLELAVVLEEVGRAVAPVPAVATLALGAMPIARFGSAELAARLLPGVADGSLILTAALAEPGEIDPLVPSTTAARSGAGWTLNGEKAFVPYGDLADWIVVSATAAGSGPALFVVPRTAVGLRFTELHTTNREPQASLELQGVEVPDADVLAGPLVGQDALRLLVLHGTAALCCVAAGVCQRALEMTAEYTAKREQFGKPIASFQAVGQRAADAYIDTQIVRLTAVQAAWRLSVGWPAADEVAVAKFWAGDGGSRVVHAAQHLHGGLGVDLDYPLHRYFLWIKQIEHELGSPTRQLATLGAALAAAPV
- a CDS encoding TetR family transcriptional regulator, which gives rise to MSTAATAEVPASQQARRERILDAAVELATEGGYNAVQMREVADRAGVALGTLYRYFPSKVNLLVAAMGRTLGQLRDSAARGNDDPNLAPGERVYRVVAAVTRFLARNRRLSGAMLRALMSADASAAVDVDAVGATLVSIIASAGGEEGAASPGRDTLVAHVIGKVWLADVLALLSGRMTVAAVLKDLEHTIDLVMR
- a CDS encoding alpha/beta hydrolase gives rise to the protein MGRSFQRLSTTGVLLTANALRPMGGANPLSIPSFFAGWLTSELAPHLLALTGLGTAVHLTHSGLGDRRDRLALGMNAAAAVGLGGLIVQSQHSHRVLERALTDDLGDDYVARLDPAPDRTDLATPWRQIARPFTMKQEDVRRVADLDYWGDGHPRHRLDVYLPRRGGTGLPVLLQIHGGAWVIGRKDQQGLPLMTHLAARGWVCVAPNYRLSPRAHWPEHLIDLKRSLAWIRDNIASYGGDPDFVAVTGGSAGGHLAAMLALTPNQPNLQPGFEAADTTVQACIPHYGVYDLAATTGTRAAELRRDRFLARVVIRRDPRHDREVYEQASPLFLAGPDAPPFFVVHGRHDSLVPVAETRAFVERLRTVSTSPVVYAELPGAQHAFDVFPSIRSAHVVRAVERFLRWVHNRPPDSSP
- a CDS encoding thiolase domain-containing protein, with amino-acid sequence MSERVAVVGVGQTKYAAKRQDVSMPGLVREAAVRALDDAGLGWQDIDAVVVGKAPDMFEGVMMPELYLADALGAVGKPMLRVHTAGSVGGSTGVMASHLVAAGTHRRVLAVCFEKQSESNATWALSIRLPFNPGLVTGAGGYFAPIIRSYIRRAGAPEHIGIRVAVKDRLNALKNPYAHLQLPDIDEETVRASPMLWEPLRYLETCPSSDGACAVVLADERTADAAEKPVAWLHGTALRSEPTIGAGRDVVNPHAGRDCANDVYRQAGITDPRREIDCAEIYVPFSWYEPMWLENLGFADEGTGWKLVDDGTTALDGDLPINPSGGVLSSNPIGASGMCRFAEAALQVRGLAGEHQVEGARRALGHAYGGGSQFFAMWVVGSDKP
- a CDS encoding wax ester/triacylglycerol synthase family O-acyltransferase — protein: MQRLGGMDATFLYFETSTMHMHVLGLMLIDPSTMPQGYSFDRLHGYIDKRMGLVPGFRRKLATVPFNLSRPYWVEDPDFDLDYHLRRIAVPAPGGHHELADLVGAIASRPLDRSRPLWEFWVVEGLASGEIAIISKVHHSTIDGVTGANMMAELFDLEPDPPDRDVPDSWEPERRPGDVELFARALYDVVGRPVGVARLLPGTLIGVGKLLVGRARRDAPGMPAPFTAPRTAFNATVTAHRNVAFTNVSLADVKLVKDAFGVKVNDVVVAICSGALRRYLEARGELPDRSLIAAIPVSVHATEGDREGTTKVSVMFTTLASDIPDPGERLRAIAETNEGAKADHEMVGAQLLQDWAEHAAPNTFSLAARVYSSLRIADRHPVVHNLIISNVPGPPIPLFFGGGRLTGMYPLGPVMDGAGLNVTVLSNQDRLGFGMISCRELMPQLWDLVDAVPAALAELVRAADELPGGRSAATPRKARATPRQGRPA
- a CDS encoding acyl-CoA synthetase produces the protein MEFNLADIFESVVDVVGEREALVCGDRRLSYAQLDARANRLAHHLIAAGIRPGEHVGVQLYNGPEYVETMIACLKVRAVPINVNYRYVEDELAHLFTDADLVALVHDVEFSARVRAVAPSVATLRQMLEVGSSRADGYEPALAAQSERRDFPARSGDDLYVIYTGGTTGMPKGVMWRQEDIFFAGMGGGEPVGTPVSRAEEVAERASGRGRLVMFPVAPLMHGAAQLATWIGFLQAATVVLVRKYDPVDVLRTIERERANSLSIVGDAMARPLVEALAGPLAGTDVSSVLVVSSAGAILSESVRSRLQQLMPTTLLLDNFGASETGFQGTGTAGSSPDTGLRFALNERTAVLDDQLRRVLPGSGVIGRVAQRHRVPLGYYKDPVKTAESFVTIDDERWVLLGDMATVEADGTIAVLGRGAVCVNTGGEKVYPEEVEAVLKGHPAVYDVVVAGIPDLRYGQRVAAVVELRPDTPAPSLADLEDYCRTRLARYKLPRAVVFVDRIRRSPSGKADYPWASRVARDGSTAGVG
- a CDS encoding acyl-CoA dehydrogenase family protein codes for the protein MYVAYTEEQLALRDELRAYFGRLVTSDIAEEMAAGEMGGPRVLEAVRQMGRDGWLGVGWPIEYGGRGFGPMEQFVFYDEAQRAGAPVPFLTINTVGPALMQFGTEAMKTELLPRILRGECLFSIGYSEPTAGTDLASLTTRAVRDGDQWVINGQKIFTSLTDHADYIWLACRTDPDAPKHKGISIILVPTGAIGFSYTPIRTIGDASTYATYYEDVHVPVTNTVGEVNQGWTVIVTQLNYERVSLASPAILERAYLETRHWAQETKLADGRRVVDQEWVQIHLARVHARLEALRLLNWKSIWGDVIGKVNPADSSATKVFGTTQFCECYGQLLEVVGAAGILKRGSPGSALHGRLERAYRGTLILTFGGGTNEVQRDLIAIFGLGMPRSLR